The following coding sequences lie in one Asterias amurensis chromosome 18, ASM3211899v1 genomic window:
- the LOC139950428 gene encoding methylenetetrahydrofolate reductase (NADPH)-like has protein sequence MSLVTNGSNGTRKRNSTSSSSEGSSVTPLSVSRSPSPCNTPLIDRILQRIACKEKWFSLEFFPPRTANGAVNLLARLERMFQGGPLFCDITWHPAGNPGADTETSSITIAHSSVNYCGIETMLHMTCVKQTKADITKYLNRAKDCGIRNILALRGDVPGDLEWEKTDSEDSFNYAVDLVRHIKKTFGDQFTVCVAGYPGGHPEAESYEEDLRHLKLKVDAGAEFIITQLFFKASEFIKFYKDCRAIGIKVPIIPGVMPIQGYGSLRNLVKLSKLHIPEDIMKIIEPIKDNDAAIRNYGIHQAVTMCKEMFESGEVHGLHIYTLNREVATIEILKQLGLWSEDPVHRPLPWKMTANHMRTKEDVRPIFWGARPKSYIHRTKDWDDFPNGRWGDSSSPAFGDLKDYHLFYLKSKSSKEELQKMWGEELSCEEDVFEIFKCYLDGEPNRYGHQVKRMPWNDDEIAQETSRLRDRLISINKRGILTINSQPSVNGVPSSDPVVGWGAPNGYVYQKAYLEFFTSRENVAALLDILRDYQAVTYHVVNHNGKEDITNTDRQRPIAVTWGVFPGAEIIQPTVVDPISFMTWKDEAFGLWKEQWGHIYEEGSPSRQIINHIHDTFYLVNLVNNDYINGKDLLFEVLERMLVRREERQREETEGPDTDEEICTKKLKM, from the exons ATGAGTCTCGTAACGAATGGATCCAATGGAACCAGGAAACGTAACTCGACTAGCAGCAGTAGTGAGGGGTCCTCCGTGACTCCCTTATCAGTCTCACGAAGCCCCTCCCCTTGCAATACCCCCCTCATTGATCGAATCCTGCAGAGAATTGCGTGCAAGGAGAAGTGGTTTTCATTGGAGTTTTTCCCTCCAAGAACAGCGAATGGAGCTGTCAACTTGCTTGCAAG attgGAGCGTATGTTCCAAGGCGGTCCTCTattctgtgacatcacatggcACCCTGCTGGAAACCCAGGCGCAGACACAGAAACCAGCTCCATCACCATAGCACACAGCTCGGTCAACTACTGCGGTATAGAGACCATGCTACACATGACATGTGTCAAGCAGACAAAGGCCGACATCACCAAATATCTGAACCGTGCCAAAGACTGCGGAATACGCAACATATTGGCACTTAGAGGAG ATGTTCCTGGAGACTTGGAGTGGGAGAAGACGGACTCTGAAGATAGTTTTAATTATGCTGTTGACCTTGTGAGGCACATCAAGAAGACCTTCGGTGATCAGTTCACAGTCTGTGTCGCAG GGTACCCTGGTGGCCATCCCGAGGCTGAAAGTTATGAAGAAGATCTGCGTCATCTTAAGTTGAAGGTGGATGCAGGAGCTGAGTTCATCATCACTCAACTCTTCTTCAAAGCCAGTGAGTTCATAAAGTTCTACAAGGATTGTCGCGCTATCGGGATCAAGGTCCCGATTATTCCTGGAGTCATGCCAATTCAG GGGTACGGCTCCCTTCGTAATCTCGTCAAGTTGTCCAAACTACACATCCCGGAAGATATCATGAAAATTATTGAGCCAATCAAAGACAATGATGCTGCCATACGAAACTATGGAATCCACCAGGCTGTCACCATGTGCAAAGAAATGTTTGAAAG TGGTGAGGTACATGGCCTTCATATCTACACTCTTAATCGTGAAGTAGCAACCATTGAGATCCTGAAGCAGCTAGGATTGTGGTCTGAAGATCCTGTCCACCGTCCCCTTCCTTGGAAGATGACTGCCAATCACATGAGGACTAAAGAAGATGTGCGACCAATCTTCTGGGGGGCAAGACCGAAGAGTTACATACACCG AACTAAAGACTGGGATGATTTCCCCAACGGTCGCTGGGGCGACTCCTCCTCTCCGGCCTTCGGTGATCTCAAGGATTACCATCTCTTCTATCTCAAGAGTAAATCCTCAAAGGAAGAACTGCAGAAGATGTGGGGAGAAGAACTCTCATGTGAGGAAGATGTATTTGAGATCTTCAAATGTTACTTGGATGGAGAGCCCAACCGTTACGGACATCAG GTGAAGAGGATGCCATGGAACGACGATGAGATTGCTCAGGAGACATCTCGTCTCCGTGACAGACTCATCAGTATCAACAAGCGAGGCATCTTGACGATAAACTCACAGCCGAGTGTCAATGGAGTTCCTTCATCAGATCCCGTCGTGGGTTGGGGAGCTCCTAATGGCTACGTCTACCAAAAG GCGTACTTGGAGTTCTTCACCTCCAGGGAGAATGTGGCCGCCTTACTGGACATCTTGAGAGACTACCAAGCTGTCACTTATCATGTGGTCAATCATAAT GGTAAGGAGGATATAACCAACACAGATAGACAGCGGCCGATAGCCGTTACCTGGGGCGTCTTTCCAGGCGCTGAGATTATTCAGCCCACCGTCGTCGATCCAATCAGCTTCATGACTTGGAAG GATGAAGCGTTCGGACTCTGGAAGGAGCAATGGGGTCACATCTACGAGGAAGGTTCCCCATCTCGGCAGATCATCAATCACATCCACGACACCTTCTACCTGGTCAATCTGGTGAACAATGACTACATCAACGGTAAAGATCTCCTCTTTGAGGTCTTGGAGAGGATGCTGGTGAGGCGGGAAGAGAGACAGAGAGAGGAGACTGAAGGGCCTGATACGGATGAGGAAATTTGTACAAAGAAGCTTAAGATGTAG
- the LOC139950427 gene encoding sulfoquinovosidase-like, giving the protein MATTTAYSLCRMFILVTLLLSCVLRQSQANFTFSLNGQNLNVHVDGIQVIAHSPGTPFLFVGSGVSSYKGHLGNFVIKDYVEERIALKNFTVIDDAEVMMRVQFHRDGFMKTTVTFTKENSSLGDVITFEDLPGDVNHIWVRLLADEKEHVYGAGEQFSYFDLRGHNFPLWIQEQGVGRNKSTEVTFEADRRDGGGGDYHTTYWAEPTFTSSRKYCCHFDTTSYSELDFRYPEFHEVQIWSNKPGKIFFGASETFTGLVGKLTAFLGRQPALPEWTYDGAILGVQGGTAAMLDYLKYAQGNSTYVTGLWIQDWVGRIKTSFGSRLFWNWEWDKKQYPDLDIEIVRLKKEGVRVFAYINPNLNREGGLFKEADKKDLLVKNSTGDTYVVDYGEFFCGIVDLTNPTAVEWYKGVITRNMIDLGFGGWMADFGEYLPTDAVFYGGQAGEALHNEWPVLWAKLNREVVEEVGMVGDILIWMRAGFSGSQKHTIVTWAGDQFVDFSLADGLASVIPAALSLGMTGFGLTHFDVGGFTSLFGIGRTEELLLRYAEFAAFTPVMRTHEGNRPAENWQFYSSSETSVKFARQSKIFNMLKDYTISVVQENTDYGIPAQRPLFMHYANDERSFSIKYEYLYGRDLLVAPVYDKGVDTWWVYLPPDNWVFLWDGKEYSGGDVQVSAPVGQIPVFYRKGSPWTQVFQEIAKIKDFASSSSRALSFKVVALISVVFVGGWVTFRRP; this is encoded by the exons GTGATTGCCCATTCTCCCGGCACCCCCTTCCTGTTCGTTGGGAGTGGAGTGTCCTCCTACAAGGGCCATCTCGGTAATTTCGTCATCAAGGACTACGTGGAGGAACGAATTGCACTGAAGAATTTCACCGTAATTGATGATGCAGAAGTGATGATGCGAGTCCAGTTCCATAGAGATGGATTCATGAAG ACAACGGTTACTTTCACTAAAGAGAACAGCAGTCTCGGTGACGTCATAACTTTTGAGGACCTTCCCGGTGACGTCAATCACATCTGGGTACGACTCCTTGCTGATGAGAAGGAGCACGTTTACGGCGCCGGGGAGCAATTTTCTTACTTTGACCTCAGAGGTCACAACTTCCCGTTGTGGATTCAAGAGCAG GGCGTTGGGCGTAACAAGTCAACTGAAGTAACATTCGAGGCGGATCGACGTGACGGTGGGGGCGGGGACTACCACACCACCTATTGGGCGGAACCAACTTTCACCTCCTCTAGGAAATACTGCTGCCATTTCGACACCACGAGTTATTCCGAGTTGGATTTCCGTTACCCGGAGTTTCACGAGGTCCAGATCTGGAGCAATAAGCCTGGCAAGATCTTCTTCGGGGCGAGCGAGACGTTCACCGGCCTCGTCGGGAAACTGACGGCGTTCCTTGGTCGGCAGCCTGCCTTACCGGAGTGGACTTATGATGGCGCCATTTTGGGTGTTCAAGGAGGCACGGCGGCCATGTTGGATTACCTTAAATATGCACAG gGAAATTCTACTTATGTGACTGGTTTGTGGATTCAAGATTGGGTCGGTCGAATCAAAACTTCGTTCGGATCAAGATTATTCTGGAACTGGGAATGGGACAAGAAACAATACCCTGACTTGGACATTGAGATTGTGAGATTGAAGAAAGAGGGGGTGAGAGTCTTCGCCTATATCAACCCGAACCTGAACCGCGAGGGGGGTCTGTTCAAGGAGGCAGATAAAAAGGATCTTTTGGTCAAGAATTCTACGGGAGATACTTACGTTGTAGATTACGGGGAGTTCTTTTGTGGAATTGTTGACTTGACCAACCCGACAGCTGTAGAGTGGTATAAGGGGGTTATCACACGAAACATGATTGATTTAGGGTTCGGTGGATGGATGGCGGACTTCGGGGAGTACCTCCCGACAGATGCCGTGTTTTACGGCGGGCAGGCCGGGGAGGCACTCCACAACGAGTGGCCCGTTCTGTGGGCTAAACTCAATCGTGAGGTAGTCGAGGAGGTGGGGATGGTTGGCGATATCTTGATCTGGATGAGGGCAGGTTTCAGCGGTTCTCAGAAACACACCATCGTCACTTGGGCGGGAGATCAGTTCGTAGATTTCAGTCTCGCAGACGGGTTGGCATCGGTCATACCAGCGGCTCTCTCGCTCGGTATGACCGGGTTCGGGCTGACGCATTTTGACGTGGGAGGTTTCACGTCGCTGTTCGGCATCGGTCGGACCGAAGAACTCCTGCTACGCTACGCCGAGTTTGCGGCCTTTACCCCCGTCATGAGGACGCACGAAGGAAACAGACCAGCGGAAAACTGGCAGTTTTATTCCAGCTCGGAGACAAGCGTTAAGTTTGCCCGTCAGAGCAAAATATTCAACATGCTGAAGGACTACACAATTTCTGTAGTCCAAGAAAACACCGACTACGGTATTCCTGCTCAACGCCCTCTATTTATGCATTATGCAAATGATGAGCGGTCTTTCTCAATTAAATATGAGTATTTATACGGCCGTGACCTTCTGGTTGCCCCTGTTTATGACAAAGGGGTGGATACGTGGTGGGTGTACCTCCCTCCTGACAACTGGGTGTTTCTCTGGGACGGCAAAGAGTACAGTGGTGGTGACGTCCAAGTATCAGCTCCAGTCGGACAGATTCCCGTTTTTTATAGGAAGGGTTCCCCCTGGACTCAAGTCTTCCAGGAAATTGCAAAAA TCAAAGACTTTGCATCAAGCAGTAGCAGGGCGCTCAGCTTTAAAGTTGTTGCACTGATATCAGTCGTCTTCGTGGGAGGATGGGTCACCTTCAGACGGCCATGA
- the LOC139950863 gene encoding protein SCO1 homolog, mitochondrial-like, whose amino-acid sequence MLLTARLCFRLGPSKVFQEAALGGLIFAPRATRPVSSLCNKCYLCRHLSCAGNQGHLCNSGTRHNQPDVKTFSKVSLSQRCYATKAGGKNSGDKKSPVTWKTVLVTFILSGTLLVGFKFAQRKKQLEVEKERSRAVGKAAIGGPFSLVDHTGKPMTNKDYLGQWLLLYFGFTHCPDICPDELEKMAIAVEKIHKSPNLPDVTPLFITIDPERDTVEVVAEYVKEFYPGLIGLTGTKEQVDEVARNFRVYHSQGPKDDDNDYIVDHTIIMYLMNPDGEFVDYFGQNKNDEQVAGGIASHMRKYMALKN is encoded by the exons ATGCTACTAACAGCAAGACTTTGTTTTCGTCTCGGGCCTTCTAAAGTGTTCCAAGAGGCAGCGCTAGGTGGATTGATCTTCGCACCGCGTGCAACTCGTCCGGTCAGCTCGTTATGTAACAAG TGCTACCTCTGCCGGCATCTGAGCTGTGCTGGTAACCAAGGTCATTTATGCAACAGTGGAACAAGGCATAACCAACCAGATGTAAAAACATTCTCCAAAGTTTCTCTCAGTCAGCGATGTTACGCCACGAAAGCTGGCGGCAAGAACAGTGGTGACAAGAAATCG CCTGTGACATGGAAGACTGTTTTGGTGACGTTTATTCTCAGTGGCACTCTATTGGTCGGCTTCAAGTTTGCACAACGCAAGAAACAATTAG AGGTTGAAAAAGAGAGGAGTAGAGCGGTTGGCAAAGCGGCCATAGGAGGCCCATTCTCATTGGTTGATCACACTGGGAAACCAATGACAAACAAAGACTATCTCGGCCAATGGCTTTTGCTGTACTTTGGGTTTACACATTGTCCAGACATCTGCCCGGACGAGTTGGAAAAAATGGCGATAGCTGTTGAGAAAATAC ATAAAAGTCCCAATCTTCCTGACGTGACTCCATTATTCATTACCATCGACCCAGAGAGGGACACTGTGGAAGTGGTCGCAGAATATGTAAAAG AATTTTATCCAGGCTTAATTGGGCTGACTGGAACAAAGGAACAGGTTGACGAAGTAGCAAGAAATTTCCGCGTCTATCACAGCCAAGGACCCAAGGATGATGATAACGATTACATT GTTGACCACACAATCATCATGTATCTCATGAACCCAGACGGAGAGTTTGTGGATTATTTCGGTCAGAACAAGAACGACGAACAAGTCGCTGGAGGAATTGCATCACACATGAGGAAATACATGGCACTCAAGAACTGA